From a single Miscanthus floridulus cultivar M001 chromosome 8, ASM1932011v1, whole genome shotgun sequence genomic region:
- the LOC136471610 gene encoding plastid division protein PDV1-like, whose protein sequence is MRWDAAEAEAALERIWDLHDRLSDAILAASRAHLLLPAPPPHPVPSAPFAKGTHRVCGGSKNGCVFVKGGGGGGGGGGDALAAAAEAVAEARSLHAIRSALEDVEDHLEFLHTVQSQQRAERDAAIARLEQSRLVLAMRLAEHQGKKYRVIDEALAFVGEVSDKSQFISPEDVRATHSQSEDNAEDNGGNGSRIMSNVLSCSLSLAKNSFRLDKIASALGNAAVFAVSMLAFLQLHQITFGSKAPAMEYRKRIEYNFHSGSSQPNGKGKLLEVYLARG, encoded by the exons ATGCGGTGGgacgcggcggaggcggaggcggcgctcgAGCGGATCTGGGACCTCCACGACCGCCTCAGCGACGCCATCCTCGCCGCCTCCCGCGCGCACCTCCTCCTCCCCGCTCCCCCGCCCCATCCCGTGCCGTCCGCGCCCTTCGCCAAAGGGACCCACCGCGTCTGCGGCGGCAGCAAGAACGGCTGCGTCTTCGTCAAGGGcgggggcggaggcggaggcggaggcggcgatgCGCTGGCCGCCGCCGCGGAGGCCGTGGCCGAGGCCAGGAGCCTGCACGCCATCCGCTCCGCGCTCGAGGACGTTGAGGACCACCTCGAGTTTTTACAC ACTGTTCAATCACAACAGCGGGCTGAGCGAGATGCTGCAATTGCTAGACTGGAGCAAAGCCGTCTAGTCCTTGCTATGAGGTTAGCAGAACATCAAGGAAAGAAGTATAGAGTCATCGACGAGGCCTTGGCATTTGTTGGTGAAGTGAGTGACAAGAGTCAATTTATCTCACCTGAAGATGTTCGTGCTACCCATAGCCAATCAGAGGATAATGCAGAGGACAACGGGGGCAATGGTTCAAGGATTATGTCAAACGTGTTATCTTGCAGTTTGTCATTAGCCAAGAATTCATTTCGACTGGACAAGATTGCCAGTGCTCTCGGCAATGCTGCAGTGTTTGCAGTAAGTATGCTTGCTTTCTTGCAGCTGCATCAAATTACATTTGGAAGTAAAGCTCCAGCCATGGAATACAGAAAGAGAATCGAGTACAATTTTCATTCAGGAAGCTCACAACCAAATGGGAAAGGAAAACTTCTGGAGGTTTACCTAGCCAGAGGCTGA